TTGGTAGTACCAGCATGGTGTTTTGAATGCGTCCTTGATGTCtgaaaacatggcaaatgtagttgatcAGTCATGGTTAGTGAAAGTTATCGTTCTTTCTTGTTTGGCTTTTTGGGTTTTTTTGCACTGCTAACTGTACCGGCTAGCATGGTAGTTTGATCACGGAGCAGTAACCTGTGCGGTTGCTGCACGAGACCGTTTCAGCTTGTTTCTCATAGTTTGCACCAGAATACAATATGTGTGACTAAAATGCGCTGACTGAACATGGAAATCTACGCGGTGAAGATTCAGTACAACTAATATGGCATgttcagtacaactaacatggcagattcatTAAAAAAAATAAGATGGCAAATTCAGTAaaaataacatggcaaattcagtagaaatggcatggcagattcagtagaaatggtatggcagattcagtagaaatTGCATGGCAGATTCAGTTCACGCAACATGGAAAATTCAGTGCCATACACGTGGCAACTGCAGCTATTCCTTCATGGCATTTTTACTTCAGATCCTGATGCACCTGAAGAGTCATTCTCCAGTTTTTACAAAATTTAGAACATCTAGATTACAAAAAAATGTCACCATGGACCAAGTCAAAGTGCTCCAATGTTGTTTACGGATTGCCCGTCCCTTTCTTtggtttcttgtgttttgcttgaatctccaatcccgatttgtatcttatctcttttggacgcccttttgtgatggaacggggcgggttcctaacctgtgtttgtgtgcttgctgttccagatcctacctccgagttttcagatgatggccctgtggacgaaggcacacttgatgtgcgggggaacctgtgtaaggcttcctcagctttcctcttcttgatctcatcaagctctcttttgagggccttcctgtgtttttctgcgacccttgctgtctcatcactcttgcacgcttcatcaattagttcagcatagttctttgtcaacacaacgtgcctcacggcttccatggttgactctggTCTCTCGTCATGCACGGCCAAAACTGCGTTTGATGTTTGCGGCGCCAAtgcgtcgtcagcgtcccaagtccatcgccgccttatgaaatggcggggcattcgTGTCACCGCGTTCAAGTCCATTACTTTTAGaatgtgacagcacacaatcccgtcccgttcgaatttgcagcattggcagtagtattcgccttcGCTTATCGATGCCTTCAcaaagtagttccttcccttgtctgggtcttcaggttctgaatccgacatgctcatgatagaacacaccttgaacgtatgttcgtccacctggaaagccgtgcacatgctggcacgctttatttcttcctggaatctgcaagttttgtgtggtTTTTGTTAAACTCTTGTGTGAAGTTTTTTGTAGCACCTTTTGTTTGTTGTGGCCAATGGAATTACAATTCGTtcaaacatggcaactacagttcattaaacatggcaactacagttgagtaaacatggcaactgcagttcattaaacatggcaactgcatttcatttaaacatggcaactacataaGAACTTCAATTTGGCATTTGCATTCCATACCATCATGGCCATTGGAATTTACATTTCATTAaatatggcaactgcagttcattaaacatggcaactgcagttcatcaaacatggcaactgcagttacgcaAACATGGTAACTGCAGTTGAGTGAACGTGGCAAACTGTAGTTCATTAAGAATGGCAAACTGTAGTTCATTAAGCACGGCAACTACATATCATGTTTACTCTGTACCTAATGGCTACTTTTCAACACAATCCTCATTTTCAAATAAGCATttcaactgcattgcattctaCATGGCACCTGGTACCTTCATGATTTGTGCAAATAAGATTGTAacacaactgacttacttgttaaaaatcgtgttggtgtatatcttgctcatctgcctctccattggtaaatacgttagcaattttggctgcttgagcgcggtgtttgcttcttgctgtagctcggatcccagtattttttgttgcaaagcggtgtactgcttggcaaactgtagtaatgagttgccagggctcacgtaccgcttcaaaacagcattgaacccctcactgcgctgtgtagtctgcagaaacgggaagaagcactgcatgaagtaggccggcacccagtacattcgcttctcccacaagctagcaagcgtctcgtggtcttggacttgatatgtttcaatcatagccatccagctcctttcaaactcctccaccgtcaagctgtggtccacgcacagctcgaatgccttgtgcaggtctggacggtcagcaaagaacggtcctagtgtctcctcagccttctttataatgtgccacctgcagtgcctgtgcactgccaacggaaagacctcctctatgcctgcacgcatgctaaaatcctggtctgttattatgttcatcggagcaagtccacccatgcactccaagaaggtcttgaacagccaaacgtacccatccgtgtcttcattccgaacgagcccgcatccgaactgcaatgactgattgtggttatttattcctacgaatggagcgcatggcatcttgtacatattagtgagatatgtcgcGTCGAAAGAAATGCagtctcggaaatgtttgtaggctcttcttgcagcaccatccacccaatacatgttcctgacacggtcctcatcgtccaatcttatcctgtagaagaaatcttgATCTTCtttcgctttctcatcgaagtaggctatcgtggcttctatgtcagccaacttgctttctctatggtactttgcctttaggtttgtgacgtcTGCTGGTaggtagggcatgctactcagagaCCCGTTTTTGCTGTGGATGAGGGAGAGTATCtgcaccattcttgatggaccgacgttacaatcatgtagcagctttatgaatttcttctcgaggggggtgaatcctctgtgggcggtcagaaattttactaggtcaaacttctttattagctcgtggttgtgctcgtcaaaatattcagtgaccacccactgtgctccatctacgttcagcttacaccggacagggcattccGTCTTGACAATGATACCTCTCTTTTGTTTCGGAATGACAAGCGCATCACCTTTGCCCTTCTTGTTTCTTCGTGCCTTgtagcacctcatctcacctctgctgtactcgttagtttttttaattttcctatggtattcggtgttgaccgcaaacccatggaactttgcatatgtctggtagaattcctttgcaTCTGCAAACGAATCAAATCTCTGCCCAAGATACGGTGGCTGGGGTACCATGATttctgattgcccaccatcttcatccccttgtgcttcgtcatcggtttcatcattcacttcagtatcggcggaTGTTTCACCTACTTGAGTGTTGCTTGTGCTGGTGTGCACATGTGTGCTTGTCGGTATTGCTGGCACGATTGCCATTTCCGACACTGACTCGACATTGTTTGTGGCATGAGTGTTggctggctggtggaacgcgtcttccgtgcgctcagagctccccgcagtagatgtccccgcgccgCTGTTAATTGTAGTTGAAGGTCCTGCATTAAAAATCAGGTACGAGCGTAAGATTTTGCTTGAATGTCATGTGTATCGTAACGGAGTACAGCAACTGCATGTGATTTTGCATGACATCATTTCACACAGCAAGCCATGAATCTGCATATGGCCATGCATGGCAACTGTAATTCTCCAGTAATGGCAGCTACAGTCCAACCACATGGCAACTACCGTTGCCAACACATGGCAACCAGCGTCTTTTAGCTTGAGAACTTGTAGCATATAGCAATGGCAGAAATAGtccaacacacatggcaactactgttgccCACACATGGCAACCAGCTTCTTTCAGCATCAGAACTTGCAGCACATAGCAATGGCAGATACAATCCAGcatacatggcaactactgttgccaACACATGGCAACCAGTATACTCTAGCATCAAAACTTTGTATTCTAGGCTTGAGCTCAATACGCAAATGTGAACAATCATGAATGTTGCACACACTCTTATAGCAATTGGCAAATCCCGAAGACAATATACGTCTCTTTTGCACATGACCACTTggtagcatttttttgttttttccaccACCACCGTTACAAATCTACTTTTCTTCACATGCTATTCCCCACAAAAGCAAATGCAGTACTGTTTTCTGTTTTCACTTTTTTTTACCTTGTTGTGCCGCATGTGCCGATCTTGTGTGGTCTGTCATTCCAATTTGATGTGCTCTATCTGCAATAGCGCTTTCCTGCAActgtgaagcttgccatgagaTGTTTGCCGATGTGGTTCCACCGTAACAACCTGCGATCATGGTAGCAGTTGGTCattgcatggcaactgtagtttgtTCAACATGGCACATGTAGTGGTCCAACCATGCCACACAGATTTGTTCACACTTGTCATCCACGGTTGTTTAGACATTGCAGTCACATTTGattatacatggcaactgcagttgtccaggcatggcaactgcagtttgtcCAGCCATGGCAACCGAAGctgtccaggcatggcaactgcagctgtcaTATATGTTCCTTTCTCCTAACTCACTTTCCACAACTTCACTTTCATGCGCTCACCTGTGTACGACGTTGATGGCAGGTACATGGTTGCtgcctgatgccacgtgctgcatgaaggtcCTACATTTTTTCCGATATAACTCGTGAGTCTTTTGCCATCCTTGCAAGTTTAATTTCATGTCCACAACAATAAGTTCCTTTTTCGTATgcgttaccttgatttgccacattagCTAGCTGAAGTTGGTTGCCCGTACATTTGTCAGCGTTAGCGCCCTGTGACGAAACTTGCCATGCTGCCCCCCTGATTGTggtttggtcataagaacctgctaAAAAATAGattgtaggacataagtagaatgaCATCTTCATCGTCACGAACATGGCAACTGTTTCTTCTTTGTTTATCATGCATCGTACCGATGCCCGCGTAgtgctctagtagtggcagcaatggCCCTGAAGAAATGAGTTGATTGTACTCTGCTGCATCCCAAGGTGGCGTTTCCGGCCTTTGAGAAAGCCAAGGATCAGtgccatcttcgtgattcattcttcTGCTTTTTCTTTTCTGCCACTGTGCTTTTagtcactgcatgaacaagaacgcatcaaCAATCCGCAAAAAGCGTTCTTGCTGTTTGCACGTAGAAGATAACACGGCAATCTCATAACATTTCTTGCGTAGGCAACCAACACCTCATggcaagtaggacatgcacatCCATTTTTCTTTTCTGAATTCTGGATGCCATCTATCATTTTGAAGCGATGGCAACAGAAAATAAAATAGGATGGCAAGCAATAATATAACATGGTGGCAACTACGGACAACGATAGATGGCAACTGACGTTAGATACAAGTGGCAATTATTTTTCCTCCCTCCCCATGCCAAATTCCTCCTTTCTCTCCCTATTTTATAGTGATTACTACGCTACCAACTACTCGCATCAAGCCAACCCAGAAGCTTGGCACAAGTCTAGCATAGTATATGGCAGATCTGGCGTATGTTGGTGGGCAAATGCAAAGACACACAAATTCGTGGGGTGTTTGCCCTGATAGCGTGGATCCAGTCGCCATCTTCGTGGGCAAATTTTGCAAATTCAGATTTCTGGACAAAAGAAGGTCGAGAAACAGAAGGAGATCGGGGATCCACCTGTTTTAGCTCGTCGTCTTGGGAGGGCGGGGTTGGGGTGGGAGGGGGTAGGGGGTGGGGTGGGTGGTTAGCTGTGGGAAAGGCGCTAGggatctgctctggttgccatggcaaccagagaaggaaGGCGACGGAGGTAGGGGATCGAGAGGTGCGAGACAATGGCGGCAGGGCGGACTGGGGATCGGAAGGAGCCCGGGACGGCTGGCGTGCTGGATCGTGCGGGCAGCGCGGTCGTTTGGCCCGGACGTGTGGGCGGTtttgccacacaccggacgtgcgggctgtggctgcgcgcgcccggacgcggtcgtgcgggcgggttcttctccatccacacgaggcgtgcggcacaaccacccgatacaccacacgtgtggcagttatcggtgtCCTTTTCTTTGAGCGGTACAATGCTAGCTAAACTAACAAGCATGCACACATGCtggattttcaaaaaaaaactaacgcccacacgtgtgtcatcttgcacatcgcccacacgcctccatcaccactcattttgctacgtatgaaCAGATGATATCAGCAGGAaattttttggttttcggcttaaaaatattttatctcctaattaaaaaattgaataaaaaatccgttttcaccattaaatccgtctcgacgagatcttcaaaactagaccccatgttgatatgtttggACGAAATTTTcttttgcccaaaagttgccatgatgtttacactgtagttgccatagtgcttaaactaaagttgtcatgtggcaattttagtttgtagagcatggcagttttagtttttttatgatggcaatttcagtactttgaccatgaaaattattttttgtatgaaccatggcaattttaagtgcatgtatcatgactattttagtttatggttcatggcaagtctagtttcttaattctccgttttataatatgtcaaaatttacttttaaatgtagaaaaaaaatagctgaaacatataatggcaacttcagtgtaaacatcatgacaattgcaatagacatggcaacttttaacccaaaacaaaTTCGTCGAAAtttattgatatgagatctagtttcgaagatctcgtcgcgagggatttaatggtgaaaatggatcttcaatcggatttttcatttaagagataaaacattttaaaaactaaaaattcaaaaagattcccgcatgcatgcatgcggtgacgtgacgcagtctgtgtgttatagggcgtgtgggcgggtttggctcccaccacacgtgtgggcgttagcgttgtcaAAAAAAAAAGCAAGCACACAAGCTGCTGAAATGATTCCGACCATACCCACATGTCTTGCTGTAGACGTGACCTCCAGATGGTCGATCCGCATGCGCCAGGCGGCCCGGGCCAGGCGCCAGCTGTGTCCCGCGTGCACCAGCCTTCAGTGCGCTGCACAATTTAGTACCACGTCACTGGGCGAGCTACAGCGAGGTGGATGGACATCAATAAAAGGAGGGGTGTTGAATGGTTCAACTCATATCTGCGGTTATTTTTCACACAGCGAAGCCATTTTCAATTATTTCGGTTTAACCGAAAAGGGTCATCAATTTTGTTTCTTTTAGAAATTGCAAAAAAGGTCATCAGTTTTGAAAAAAGTTTACAAGTTTGAAGAAAGTCTttgattttgaaaaaatattcatccattttgaaaaagcAAATTCATCGATTTGAGAAAAAAgaccatgaatttgaaaaaaagtatgCGTGTTTGCCAAAAAAgacgtgtgaattcaaaaaaagttcatgctttttaagaaaagttcatgaatttgaagaaaAGTTCTTGTTTTAAAAAAAGTTTGCGAATTTAAGAGAATTTCACGATATTTAAGAAAATTTCAAGAattctaaaaaataaaataaaatgatatgGCAAAAAATAGAATAATAAAAACCTAGAGAAAAAACCGGCCAAAACGAAAACCGAAGAAAACTAAACCAAAATCAGGGGAAACCACTGCGTTTTTTTAGCTTTATTGATGAAGAAAAAAGAAGTATAAAAGTCACAATACCTAAGATGTCCTGTTGGTTACCATTGTCTTTATGTTGCCTGGGGGTCTTAGTTCGAATCATGTTGTTCGCAGAGTTTTTGAATTTTAATGGAAGAGTAAAAAGGGcgtaaatgggctggcccatggtGGAGGTGGAAATGTCATGTATCAGTGCGTTCCATGCATACAATATACTTACCATCCTGCCCTTTATTATAAAGAGGTATGAGTTAATCTTAGTCGTCGTCGATATGTTTAGGAAGGTGTACCGAAACACAAGTGATTTTCGAACGGTCTATCTTTTCCAGTTGTGGTTGCCTCTAGGAcagaggaaggacaaggagaaacaAGAGCGAAGCTAGGCAGAACTACAGCTATTCACTCCATCAACGGACAAGATACTTGATTGTGTTGGCTGCTACTGTTATGTGTATTTAGCTCTCTAGACATTAGCTCTTGGAGTTCTGGCCTCTAATACTAGTATGTTTTATGTCCACCGAATTATATATTGTCACTATTTGTGGCCTTTTTAATTTCAAGTCAAACGCTTTTTGCGCCTGTTTTGCTAAAAAAGAAAATCGTGTCGGCTGCTTTGCGCCTGTTTTATGTCATTATTTTTGTGTGCTTATTTCTACGCTTTACAAGTCATGCAAATCAAAGAGATCCTTAGTTTTAGAACTAAAATATTATCAATATTTTAAAACATGATTGTGATTGAGTGTAGCTTGGACGGTTAGGTTACCCGTGGTGAAACAAGCCTATCATCCCAGGTTCAAGTCATTCACTTATCATGAGTGTTCGCATTTTCTCGAATTTATTCTAGGCATTCTGACGATATACGTTCAGGATGAGACGACGTTCTCATCGACTACGAAGTGTCTGTGTGTATGTGAGTGTTGCTTCTGTATTGTGTTTAGAAAAAATAAACATGTCTTGCAAAAAGAATAGTACCAGGTTTGTTCTGTGTTTTAGAAAATCTACCATGACTTGCAAAAGAAAATAATACCATAGCAGCAACGAAAACAAAATAAGAATACAAAAAAGCAAGCATGCTGCAATTAACGCAGCCCGGCCGCCGGAGATACTCCTTTTTAAATGAAAGGAAACAAACCGAAAGCGAAAATGTGATATAGTACTTGTTTTGATTCATAGACCTCAACATAaggatatcatggttcaaacatacGACGAATTAGATAGGAAGGTGAACGGACCTAGAATGAGGACACCCTACTCTGGCATCGAAAATTTGACACCTTAATATCGACACTTATCAAGATACTCCTGTTTGATTGAAAGGAACCGAAAGCGAATATGTCATATAATACTTGTTTGATGCATAGAACTCAACATAAAAGGCACCATGGTTCAAACATACAACGAAATAGATAGGAAGATGAATCTAGATGGTTCAAACATACTCTCGCATCAGAAATTTAGCACCGGACAATATCGATACTTATCTAGATGCCGCACAGGCACAGGGCATAACAGCATCCCGGCGAAATATGCTACTCCCACATCCATGCAGCAACCAGCGGCGCTCCTCCATCCATATGTTCAAAGAAATCGACCATATCGTCCTCCTCCAGTTCGAGCTCCTCAGGGGTGCTATCGGGGCGAAAGCGGGAGCCGTTGATCATGAAGACGCCCGTGCTGGGAGTTACTTCCGGCACCTTGTGGTACCACACGTCCTTGAGGATCTGGAGCTTGTCGGTCATCTTCATGGTGTGGCGGACCACGCGCTCCTGGCTCACCACCTTGAGCGTGATCAGCCGAGCCACCGCCGCCTTGGAGTCCACCTCCTCCGTAGCCGAGTGCTCCTTCCTAGCCTGCCCAGCCCCCGCCATGGTTTCGGGCTTAGTGGTGGCTACGTGTTGTGGTGGTGTTCTGGGATCTTGAGTTCTTGTTAGCGACGGGGAAGTGATAGAAGGCGAGTGCGTCGTTTATACACGAAGAGTGGTTAGTGGTAGTACGGAGGAGTAAATGGTTGTGCTTGCTGGTTGGTTCGTAGCGCGCCGAGAGATAAAAGTCAATTACACCGGTGATGCTGGAACTTGCGCAAACGATCACTTTGGTGTTAGAATTTGCGCAAACGGTCACTTTGGTGCTAGAACTTGCGGCATACATCGAACTGGTGTAACAAGTTGGCTCGGACGTGCATATACGGTGCAAACCTTGGCTGTGTACGCCCGAGCTGCTGATTAGGCGCGCCAACATGGCATGGGTCCCGCCGTTAGTGACCCGAAGGCAGACAGGAGGGCGTGTGGCCATTTTTTTTGCATAAACCCCCTTGAATTATTATTTTCCCACAAAAAGGCCCTGTCAACGTGGAAAGATAGTATTTCATTTTTTTCGACTCTATAGCCAGTGGGCCCCGTGTGTACATACTGAGAATTATTAACAAGAAAAAACGAAGGCCTCCACGTCTCGAACGTGCGACCCTTGCCCATGTCACAGTCTGGCTGCTACACCATTCAGTCTTCACAACTTCAGATAAATTTTTGTATTCATCAATTTGAATATTAAATATAAGCAGCACATGTATATTTTTCTATTAAATAAACATTTTAAATGTCCATATTTAATAAACAATTTTATATAATAGATGTGTGTATGTTTAAATATTTTTATCTACTAATCATTGTTTGTATGTCTAACATTTATAAAAAATAAATATTTAAACATTATTTTAATTACTTACATTTCACAAATATTTTAAAAAGAATTAGCGCGTGCAAATGGGCTGCACTATCTGCAGCCAATTTAAGCCCCACATGTATCTTCCTTATACTACATTAACAGTTGTTATCCTTGTTAGACATCCGAATGTaattgatgatgtggctatgaGCACGAGCGCCCTAACAGTAGGTCGTCGTGTTGAATTCTAAAAAAAAAGGTCACGTGTTGGAGTGTAGGAGTCTAACATATTCCCTTTTAATTCCCGCCAAAAAAAACATTTTCCCTTTTAATTTTCACGTCggggctcacctgtcatacagcaaacaaaataaaataccATCTACCACGTGGACAGGGTCTTTTTTGTGAGAAATAAAAAATGTCGAGGTTTTTctgcaaaaggaaaaaaaacaggccACGCACTTCTAGTCTTTGACAATGGCGGCCAAGTCAGCGTTGATTTTGTATCCAAGTGCGGTTAGCACTGTATTTGCACACCCGAGCCAAGTTATTGCACCAGTTCAATGTATGTCACAAGTTCTAGCACCAAAGTGACCGTTTACGCCAAGTTCAAGCACCACCGGTGTAATTGACTCGAGAGATAAATGGTGAAGACTGGAAGAGGGCTGCACGAGTCAAAGATTACTGCGCATGCAACAATTGCTCTTGGTAAACGCTTCCTATCTATAGTCTGGAAAGACACCAACGTCAGACCACTCAAATGCCGTTGATTCAATTGAGATTGGACGCTTAAGGTTCTGCCTCTTATgtaaataaaagaataaaaaataagcAGGCAACTAACCACCCACAATCCCCGCCCCTTAACCTCTCCTCCTTAATCCCCTGGTTGCAATCGTCCCTGATTGCACGCAGCTTGCCGGGCTCTCCCTCCGCCTCGCACGCATCGCCCCCAACTCGCCTCGCCTAGATCCCGTTCTCCCTTGCCGCGCACGCAGGAGTCTCCTTCTCTTCACCGGCCAGCTCCGCCCCCGTGGTCACCGACGAGCTCGGAACGTAACTCACCGTCGCGCTTATCTCCACCGGGATCAGGCCCTCCTCCACCATTCTGGACTCCGGTCCACCTGATCCGAGTAGCTCTCGCTTCAGGAACGAAGCAAGCACGAATGGAGTATCGCCCACATCCTCATGACCGGGTTTGAGTCCTCTCCTCTTGGCAATTTTTTATCATGCAGTGCTAGTTGATTCCTAAAATAA
This region of Triticum aestivum cultivar Chinese Spring chromosome 2D, IWGSC CS RefSeq v2.1, whole genome shotgun sequence genomic DNA includes:
- the LOC123056008 gene encoding protein FAR1-RELATED SEQUENCE 5-like, with the protein product MYLPSTSYTAYFDEKAKEDQDFFYRIRLDDEDRVRNMYWVDGAARRAYKHFRDCISFDATYLTNMYKMPCAPFVGINNHNQSLQFGCGLVRNEDTDGYVWLFKTFLECMGGLAPMNIITDQDFSMRAGIEEVFPLAVHRHCRWHIIKKAEETLGPFFADRPDLHKAFELCVDHSLTVEEFERSWMAMIETYQTTQRSEGFNAVLKRYVSPGNSLLQFAKQYTALQQKILGSELQQEANTALKQPKLLTYLPMERQMSKIYTNTIFNKFQEEIKRASMCTAFQVDEHTFKVCSIMSMSDSEPEDPDKGRNYFVKASISEGEYYCQCCKFERDGIVCCHILKVMDLNAVTRMPRHFIRRRWTWDADDALAPQTSNAVLAVHDERPESTMEAVRHVVLTKNYAELIDEACKSDETARVAEKHRKALKRELDEIKKRKAEEALHRFPRTSSVPSSTGPSSENSEVGSGTASTQTQVRNPPRSITKGRPKEIRYKSGLEIQAKHKKPKKGTGNP